One part of the Cyclobacteriaceae bacterium genome encodes these proteins:
- a CDS encoding ribulose-phosphate 3-epimerase, whose product MPKPIVAPSILASDFANLEREIKMINESQADWIHVDIMDGVFVPNISMGLPVVEAVKRHAQKPLDVHLMIVQPERYVETFYKAGAAVISVHVEACPHLHRNIQQIKSLGCQAGVALNPHTPISSLELIIKDIDLVCVMAVNPGFGGQKFIEHTYHKVRQLRSLIDATGSPAKIEIDGGVNLHNASALVAAGADVLVAGNFVFSSSAPQAVISQLKELP is encoded by the coding sequence ATGCCCAAACCCATAGTTGCCCCTTCCATCCTGGCATCCGACTTTGCCAACCTTGAACGCGAAATAAAAATGATCAATGAAAGCCAGGCGGATTGGATTCATGTTGACATCATGGATGGGGTTTTTGTTCCCAATATCTCCATGGGGCTTCCGGTAGTGGAAGCCGTAAAGCGGCATGCCCAAAAGCCTCTGGATGTTCACCTGATGATCGTTCAACCAGAGCGCTATGTTGAGACTTTTTATAAAGCCGGGGCGGCAGTTATTTCGGTGCACGTTGAGGCGTGCCCACATTTGCACCGTAACATCCAACAAATTAAATCGCTTGGGTGCCAGGCCGGTGTAGCCCTTAACCCGCATACACCAATATCCTCACTGGAGCTTATCATAAAAGATATTGATCTGGTTTGTGTGATGGCCGTAAACCCTGGTTTTGGCGGCCAAAAGTTTATTGAACATACTTACCATAAGGTAAGGCAGTTGCGCTCACTTATTGATGCAACCGGCTCACCCGCTAAAATTGAAATTGATGGCGGTGTAAACCTTCATAATGCTTCTGCGTTAGTAGCTGCAGGTGCCGATGTTTTGGTGGCCGGTAATTTTGTTTTCAGTTCTTCAGCACCTCAGGCAGTAATCAGCCAGTTGAAGGAGCTACCATAA
- a CDS encoding penicillin-binding protein activator LpoB, whose translation MKKCALLFSVLIFFSCSRSVTRIDPDTQIDLSGRWNDTDSRRVADQMIHDLFKSDTFRKYTDALGRKPVIMISSIRNRTSEHIEPGNYISKFEIVIHNSGMADLVESGEFRDKVRKERAEQQDFADPATAARWGKELGADVILFGEMNSETDVYNKKRVVNYITTLYLTDVETNRRIWYGQHEIKKLVKN comes from the coding sequence ATGAAGAAGTGTGCTCTGCTATTTTCGGTGTTAATTTTCTTTTCCTGTTCCAGATCAGTAACGCGGATTGATCCGGATACACAAATTGATTTAAGTGGGCGATGGAATGATACCGATTCAAGGCGTGTTGCCGACCAAATGATACATGATTTGTTTAAGTCAGATACCTTTAGAAAATATACCGATGCCTTGGGCCGAAAACCGGTAATCATGATCAGCTCCATCCGTAACCGCACCAGTGAGCACATTGAGCCTGGAAATTACATCAGCAAATTTGAAATCGTTATCCATAACTCAGGCATGGCTGATTTAGTAGAATCCGGAGAGTTTCGTGATAAGGTGAGGAAGGAGCGTGCCGAACAGCAGGACTTTGCCGATCCGGCAACAGCCGCACGCTGGGGCAAGGAGTTGGGGGCCGATGTAATCCTATTTGGCGAAATGAATTCCGAAACGGATGTTTATAACAAGAAGCGTGTGGTGAACTATATTACTACGTTGTATTTAACCGATGTGGAGACCAACAGACGTATTTGGTATGGCCAACACGAAATTAAAAAGCTTGTAAAAAACTAA